A segment of the Leptolyngbya sp. NIES-3755 genome:
ACGAGAGGCGGCGAATACCTGTGTATGTCCTAAGCGGCTATGAATATCTTTTAGGCTTCCTGCTGATTTGCAGTTTGGTTCCGGTTCTGGCACTCCTGGCTTCTAAGCTAGTTCGCCCTAGCCGTCGAGGACCTGAACGCCGTACCACGTATGAATCGGGGATGGAACCGATCGGGGGTGCATGGATTCAATTCAACATCCGTTACTATATGTTCGCGCTCGTGTTCGTGATCTTCGACGTAGAAACGGTGTTTCTGTACCCTTGGGCTGTCGCTTTCAACCGTCTCGGATTGTTGGCGTTTATTGAAGCCCTGATCTTTATTGCAATTTTAGTTGTCGGTCTGGTCTACGCTTGGCGCAAAGGAGCATTGGAATGGTCATGAATCCTGAAGCGACTGCTGTTAATGGCAGTGCGATTATCAATCCCATCGAGCGTCCAGGTGTGACGCAAGAATTATCCGAAAACGTCATTTTGACGACGGTTGACGATTTGTACAACTGGGCACGGCTTTCGAGCTTGTGGCCTCTTCTCTTTGGAACGGCTTGCTGCTTTATCGAATTTGCGGCTTTGATCGGCTCCCGGTTCGACTTCGATCGCTTTGGACTCGTTCCTCGATCGTCTCCTCGTCAGGCTGATCTAATCATCACCGCAGGCACGATCACGATGAAAATGGCTCCGGCTTTGGTGCGTCTCTACGAGCAAATGCCCGAACCCAAATACGTGATCGCGATGGGTGCTTGCACGATCACAGGCGGAATGTTCAGCGTGGATTCTCCGACTGCGGTTCGTGGTGTGGACAAACTGATTCCGGTCGATATCTATTTGCCGGGTTGCCCTCCTCGCCCTGAAGCGATCGTGGATGCG
Coding sequences within it:
- a CDS encoding NADH-ubiquinone/plastoquinone oxidoreductase chain 3 (similar to AA sequence:cyanobase_aa:LBDG_13470); translated protein: MYVLSGYEYLLGFLLICSLVPVLALLASKLVRPSRRGPERRTTYESGMEPIGGAWIQFNIRYYMFALVFVIFDVETVFLYPWAVAFNRLGLLAFIEALIFIAILVVGLVYAWRKGALEWS
- a CDS encoding NADH dehydrogenase beta subunit (similar to AA sequence:cyanobase_aa:LBDG_13460), translating into MVMNPEATAVNGSAIINPIERPGVTQELSENVILTTVDDLYNWARLSSLWPLLFGTACCFIEFAALIGSRFDFDRFGLVPRSSPRQADLIITAGTITMKMAPALVRLYEQMPEPKYVIAMGACTITGGMFSVDSPTAVRGVDKLIPVDIYLPGCPPRPEAIVDAIIKLRKKISNESIQERGQLLPTHRYYSTTHNMQPAPLVHDGKYLQADTRIAPPRELAEALGLEVPAVLEAEKENVDRG